In one Hippocampus zosterae strain Florida chromosome 10, ASM2543408v3, whole genome shotgun sequence genomic region, the following are encoded:
- the LOC127608517 gene encoding RNA-binding protein Musashi homolog 2-like: MEGNGSQDTSTNPTDPQYDQGKMFIGGLSWQTSPDSLKHYFNTFGEIRECMVMRDPTTKRSRCFGFVTFSDSASVDNVLAQPHHELDSKMVSPPLSFTLHDTMHHHFSSLICKHALNMHLCIRAIQKNLEIVTFS; this comes from the exons ATGGAAGGAAACGGCAGCCAAGACACGTCTACAAACCCGACCGATCCGCAATACGACCAGGG GAAAATGTTTATCGGTGGCCTCAGCTGGCAAACTTCACCTG ACAGCCTTAAACATTATTTCAATACATTTGGTGAAATAAGAGAATGTATGGTCATGAGAGACCCAACAACTAAACGTTCcag GTGCTTTGGCTTCGTCACTTTTTCAGATTCTGCCAGCGTAGATAATGTCTTGGCACAGCCGCATCATGAGCTGGACTCTAAAATGGTAAGTCCACCTCTTTCATTTACGCTGCACGATACAATGCACCATCATTTTTCATCGCTGATTTGCAAACATGCACTAAACATGCATCTATGTATCAGGGCCATTCAAAAGAACTTGGAAATAGTTACTTTttcttaa
- the LOC127609214 gene encoding gap junction delta-2 protein, with product MGDWSILGRFLSEVQNHSTVIGKIWLTMLLIFRILLVALVGDAVYNDEQSKFTCNTQQPGCNNVCYDTFAPVSHLRFWVFQIVLVSTPSIFYIVFVLHKIAKDEKLDGQRGQVLRQRSSRQGADQKDGKEAMRVGVPTYCPHFRDDWDESERVQQSFLEEGRGALAEDPTEQSQQVLLIYILHVLLRSIMEITFLVGQYLLFGFEVPHLFRCETYPCPTRTDCFVSRATEKTIFLNFMFSISLGCFVLNIAELHYLGWVYIIRVLCSACSNCCSQEKDPDKLYSKQNPLLLQLRHSLRGQLVLQTRSAMAQEKTGGLLTRAPAISFETDSTVECTSKRSPENTEKVKVKLANMARLGRTKKSWL from the coding sequence ATGGGCGACTGGTCCATTCTTGGGCGTTTTCTGTCGGAGGTCCAGAATCATTCTACAGTGATAGGCAAGATCTGGCTCACTATGCTGCTCATTTTCCGCATCCTGCTGGTAGCCTTGGTGGGAGATGCCGTCTACAACGATGAGCAGTCCAAATTCACCTGCAATACCCAGCAGCCTGGATGCAACAATGTCTGTTACGACACATTTGCACCTGTGTCCCatctgaggttctgggtttttCAAATTGTGCTGGTCTCCACTCCGTCGATATTCTACATCGTATTTGTTTTGCATAAAATTGCAAAAGATGAGAAGCTGGATGGACAACGGGGGCAGGTGTTAAGGCAAAGGTCTTCAAGGCAAGGTGCTGACCAAAAGGACGGCAAGGAGGCGATGAGGGTGGGTGTGCCGACTTACTGTCCTCATTTCAGGGATGATTGGGATGAGAGCGAAAGAGTGCAACAAAGCTTCCTGGAGGAGGGTCGTGGTGCACTTGCAGAAGATCCCACCGAACAATCTCAGCAGGTTCTACTCATCTACATTCTTCACGTGTTACTTCGATCCATCATGGAAATCACATTCCTAGTGGGCCAGTATTTGTTATTTGGCTTTGAGGTTCCTCACCTCTTCCGTTGCGAGACCTACCCCTGCCCAACTCGCACAGACTGTTTTGTGTCCCGTGCCACTGAGAAAACCATTTTTCTCAACTTTATGTTTAGCATCAGCCTGGGCTGCTTTGTGCTCAACATTGCAGAGCTTCACTACCTGGGCTGGGTCTACATTATCCGTGTCCTCTGCTCAGCCTGCTCCAACTGTTGCAGTCAGGAGAAGGATCCGGATAAACTGTACTCCAAGCAAAATCCCCTATTGCTTCAACTCAGGCATTCTCTGAGAGGTCAGCTGGTTCTACAGACCAGATCGGCCATGGCTCAAGAGAAGACAGGGGGTTTGCTCACACGTGCCCCGGCGATCTCTTTTGAGACAGACTCAACTGTGGAATGCACCTCAAAGAGGAGTCCAGAGAACACAGAAAAGGTGAAGGTCAAGTTGGCCAACATGGCCAGGTTGGGACGAACTAAGAAGTCTTGGCTGTGA